In one window of Acanthopagrus latus isolate v.2019 chromosome 15, fAcaLat1.1, whole genome shotgun sequence DNA:
- the LOC119033008 gene encoding zinc finger protein 503 isoform X2: protein MSTSPSASALKNSDTRVAWESSSSRNSSSASISKPFLHSAPPFDPLRQASRLPIKVLKMLTARSGHILHPEYLQPLPSTPLDAKKSPLALLAQTCSQIGKPDPPPSSKLSSVTSNGSNEKESKSGPLKMSDIGVDDKSSFKPYSKPSDKKDSSSGVSGGEKSGFRVPSATCQPFTPRTGSPHSSTSASPMPSEGKCGDRDDKKESDCTKNGTTDGSGTTSHSRISVSCGGINVEVNQHQETTPGTKTSSSSESPSVTSVSSASVLGSGLVAPVSPYKPGQTVFPLPPAGMTYPGSLAGAYAGYPQHFLPHGGSLVNAQLASSLGCSKAGSSPLAGASPPSIMSASLCRDPYCLSYHCASHLAGAASASCTHESAAAAAANALKSSYPLMYPTHPIHGVHSSAPTFSGHPLYPYGFMLPNDPLPHVCNWVSANGPCDKRFSSSEELLNHLRTHTAFTGAEKLISGYPGSSSLASAAAAAMACHMHMPPSGAPGSPGTLALRSPHHALGLSSRYHPYSKSPLPTPGAPVPVPAATGPYYSPYALYGQRLTTASALGYQ, encoded by the exons ATGAGCACGTCGCCCTCGGCGTCTGCCCTGAAAAATAGTGATACCCGTGTAGCCTGGGAGAGCAGCAGTTCTCGGAATAGCAGCTCAGCGAGCATCAGCAAGCCGTTTCTCCACTCCGCGCCTCCGTTTGACCCGCTACGGCAAGCGAGCCGGCTTCCCATCAAGGTTCTGAAAATGCTCACCGCACGGTCGGGACACATTTTGCACCCGGAGTATCTGCAGCCTTTGCCTTCTACCCCG CTAGATGCCAAGAAAAGTCCGCTGGCTCTGCTGGCGCAGACCTGCTCTCAGATCGGCAAGCCGGACCCGCCACCCTCCTCCAAATTATCCTCCGTGACATCCAATGGATCTAATGAGAAGGAATCTAAATCCGGCCCTTTGAAAATGAGCGACATCGGCGTGGATGACAAATCTAGCTTCAAACCTTATTCTAAGCCGTCCGACAAGAAGGACTCGTCTTCGGGCGTCTCGGGCGGAGAGAAGTCTGGTTTCCGAGTGCCGAGCGCCACCTGCCAGCCGTTCACGCCGCGGACAGGCAGCCCGCACTCCAGCACTTCAGCCTCCCCTATGCCATCCGAGGGGAAGTGCGGGGACCGGGATGACAAGAAAGAGTCTGATTGTACTAAGAACGGCACTACGGACGGGTCTGGCACCACGAGCCACAGCAGGATAAGCGTGAGCTGTGGCGGAATTAACGTGGAGGTGAACCAGCACCAGGAGACGACGCCTGGCACTAAAACGTCCTCCTCCTCGGAGTCCCCGTCTGTGACTTCTGTATCCTCCGCGTCCGTGCTCGGGTCGGGACTTGTGGCGCCGGTTTCCCCTTACAAACCCGGGCAGACAGTTTTCCCTTTGCCCCCCGCTGGGATGACCTACCCAGGTAGCTTGGCCGGGGCCTACGCTGGTTACCCGCAACACTTCCTGCCCCACGGGGGGAGCTTGGTAAACGCACAGCTGGCTAGCTCGCTGGGCTGCAGCAAGGCCGGGTCCAGCCCTCTGGCCGGGGCTTCTCCACCGTCCATCATGTCAGCCAGCCTGTGCAGAGACCCTTACTGCCTCAGTTACCATTGTGCCAGCCACTTAGCGGGCGCAGCCAGCGCCTCCTGCACGCACGAGTCGGCAGCCGCGGCGGCCGCTAACGCCCTCAAATCCAGCTACCCGCTCATGTACCCGACACACCCCATACACGGCGTCCATTCCTCGGCGCCCACGTTCAGCGGACACCCCCTGTACCCGTACGGCTTCATGCTCCCCAACGACCCCCTCCCGCACGTTTGCAACTGGGTGTCGGCGAATGGACCGTGCGACAAGCGTTTCTCCAGCTCCGAGGAGCTCCTGAatcacctgaggacacacaccGCTTTTACCGGGGCGGAGAAGTTGATATCCGGATACCCCGGGTCCTCGTCACTGGCCAGCGCCGCAGCAGCGGCCATGGCCTGCCATATGCACATGCCACCGTCAGGAGCCCCCGGCAGCCCCGGAACTTTGGCTCTCAGGAGCCCGCACCACGCGTTAGGACTCAGCAGCCGCTACCACCCTTACTCCAAAAGCCCCCTGCCGACCCCCGGGGCCCCTGTCCCCGTCCCCGCGGCCACCGGCCCTTACTACTCCCCTTATGCACTGTACGGCCAGAGACTCACCACAGCGTCCGCGCTCGGATAccagtga
- the LOC119033008 gene encoding zinc finger protein 503 isoform X1, translating to MSTSPSASALKNSDTRVAWESSSSRNSSSASISKPFLHSAPPFDPLRQASRLPIKVLKMLTARSGHILHPEYLQPLPSTPVSPIELDAKKSPLALLAQTCSQIGKPDPPPSSKLSSVTSNGSNEKESKSGPLKMSDIGVDDKSSFKPYSKPSDKKDSSSGVSGGEKSGFRVPSATCQPFTPRTGSPHSSTSASPMPSEGKCGDRDDKKESDCTKNGTTDGSGTTSHSRISVSCGGINVEVNQHQETTPGTKTSSSSESPSVTSVSSASVLGSGLVAPVSPYKPGQTVFPLPPAGMTYPGSLAGAYAGYPQHFLPHGGSLVNAQLASSLGCSKAGSSPLAGASPPSIMSASLCRDPYCLSYHCASHLAGAASASCTHESAAAAAANALKSSYPLMYPTHPIHGVHSSAPTFSGHPLYPYGFMLPNDPLPHVCNWVSANGPCDKRFSSSEELLNHLRTHTAFTGAEKLISGYPGSSSLASAAAAAMACHMHMPPSGAPGSPGTLALRSPHHALGLSSRYHPYSKSPLPTPGAPVPVPAATGPYYSPYALYGQRLTTASALGYQ from the exons ATGAGCACGTCGCCCTCGGCGTCTGCCCTGAAAAATAGTGATACCCGTGTAGCCTGGGAGAGCAGCAGTTCTCGGAATAGCAGCTCAGCGAGCATCAGCAAGCCGTTTCTCCACTCCGCGCCTCCGTTTGACCCGCTACGGCAAGCGAGCCGGCTTCCCATCAAGGTTCTGAAAATGCTCACCGCACGGTCGGGACACATTTTGCACCCGGAGTATCTGCAGCCTTTGCCTTCTACCCCGGTCAGTCCGATAGAG CTAGATGCCAAGAAAAGTCCGCTGGCTCTGCTGGCGCAGACCTGCTCTCAGATCGGCAAGCCGGACCCGCCACCCTCCTCCAAATTATCCTCCGTGACATCCAATGGATCTAATGAGAAGGAATCTAAATCCGGCCCTTTGAAAATGAGCGACATCGGCGTGGATGACAAATCTAGCTTCAAACCTTATTCTAAGCCGTCCGACAAGAAGGACTCGTCTTCGGGCGTCTCGGGCGGAGAGAAGTCTGGTTTCCGAGTGCCGAGCGCCACCTGCCAGCCGTTCACGCCGCGGACAGGCAGCCCGCACTCCAGCACTTCAGCCTCCCCTATGCCATCCGAGGGGAAGTGCGGGGACCGGGATGACAAGAAAGAGTCTGATTGTACTAAGAACGGCACTACGGACGGGTCTGGCACCACGAGCCACAGCAGGATAAGCGTGAGCTGTGGCGGAATTAACGTGGAGGTGAACCAGCACCAGGAGACGACGCCTGGCACTAAAACGTCCTCCTCCTCGGAGTCCCCGTCTGTGACTTCTGTATCCTCCGCGTCCGTGCTCGGGTCGGGACTTGTGGCGCCGGTTTCCCCTTACAAACCCGGGCAGACAGTTTTCCCTTTGCCCCCCGCTGGGATGACCTACCCAGGTAGCTTGGCCGGGGCCTACGCTGGTTACCCGCAACACTTCCTGCCCCACGGGGGGAGCTTGGTAAACGCACAGCTGGCTAGCTCGCTGGGCTGCAGCAAGGCCGGGTCCAGCCCTCTGGCCGGGGCTTCTCCACCGTCCATCATGTCAGCCAGCCTGTGCAGAGACCCTTACTGCCTCAGTTACCATTGTGCCAGCCACTTAGCGGGCGCAGCCAGCGCCTCCTGCACGCACGAGTCGGCAGCCGCGGCGGCCGCTAACGCCCTCAAATCCAGCTACCCGCTCATGTACCCGACACACCCCATACACGGCGTCCATTCCTCGGCGCCCACGTTCAGCGGACACCCCCTGTACCCGTACGGCTTCATGCTCCCCAACGACCCCCTCCCGCACGTTTGCAACTGGGTGTCGGCGAATGGACCGTGCGACAAGCGTTTCTCCAGCTCCGAGGAGCTCCTGAatcacctgaggacacacaccGCTTTTACCGGGGCGGAGAAGTTGATATCCGGATACCCCGGGTCCTCGTCACTGGCCAGCGCCGCAGCAGCGGCCATGGCCTGCCATATGCACATGCCACCGTCAGGAGCCCCCGGCAGCCCCGGAACTTTGGCTCTCAGGAGCCCGCACCACGCGTTAGGACTCAGCAGCCGCTACCACCCTTACTCCAAAAGCCCCCTGCCGACCCCCGGGGCCCCTGTCCCCGTCCCCGCGGCCACCGGCCCTTACTACTCCCCTTATGCACTGTACGGCCAGAGACTCACCACAGCGTCCGCGCTCGGATAccagtga